Proteins co-encoded in one Methanosarcinales archaeon Met12 genomic window:
- the cas3 gene encoding CRISPR-associated helicase Cas3' has translation MSFYEVLAKSDGRTTFDQHSKDCEFVLNYLLSTNKEVLKKWCNRNKIAFGKFQSGTRLAMHYHDFGKVTRKWQEEARKEKPNLPPHAPYSGYFLIQDNKYELSDETPLLTAISHHSLLTESSWSTLGYPSEFLLEYLKEFNEKSNFTLPPLNLSQSDYFKQLKEYQKDCQRPTFRTLWDENKQINTTFKAKYCLMLSLLVTSDGIASKFEEEQIRGSKRTNKLKEWFPSPKMIYEKIKNVEGKKELTGIQKDILDLFSSPSYLNEGIKPLRIEAPCGEGKTLTALMYAKELFKNGLINRVIFVLPTQTTTNNMFYEFEKEYDIPSEWIGIYHSEVMSFLIEKGEGEDNSGDAFPISNQKYWSVFYSKPFNISTIDHLLLSLVNGYKYAPRAFGNIQTSLVVIDELHYYDTHTIGMIECLCKILRRLKIPHILMSATIPKQIKEKFEVKYVKIKSKGLDANNNKKQPYRFRYHKEPIYDLTNNVCSNALFDLICNSPSLNIGIIVNTVRESKEIFNELKSKFPRRQILLYNSEFMRKDRPIKEKILRLFGKGITKQLKNDEIEYCKKFGFNTNESIIFVGTQVAEISLNISFDLLISDLAPMDSLIQRGGRLHRRHSNFTAKKCNCEQCQRLDSDHEYHFHIFDTGTLCYPYYTKEKSKENELIGEIIDGTRREIGSEPVYTFESGIKMMNNVYKNENLFKGFNPSVSFWEPYKEDIIFGKKPFRDEENGGRMRIRTRRIDRQKFDVLPQIFKYENKEISAENFIQKVHADDKFAKNGKLNTDGINEISKYLLKISPWRYFSINHGKEDLIGSYKFIRIGNRPYTFEFGLQDLDTII, from the coding sequence TTGTCTTTCTATGAAGTTTTAGCAAAAAGTGATGGACGCACAACATTTGACCAGCACTCTAAAGATTGTGAATTTGTACTTAACTACTTGCTTTCAACAAACAAAGAGGTACTAAAGAAATGGTGTAATCGGAATAAGATAGCTTTTGGTAAATTTCAATCAGGAACAAGATTAGCAATGCACTATCACGATTTCGGCAAAGTTACGAGAAAGTGGCAAGAAGAAGCAAGAAAAGAAAAGCCAAATCTCCCCCCACATGCACCATACTCCGGATATTTTCTAATTCAGGATAATAAATACGAGTTGAGTGATGAGACTCCTCTTCTTACAGCCATTTCGCATCATTCACTGCTCACGGAATCTTCTTGGAGCACTTTAGGGTATCCTTCTGAGTTCCTTTTGGAATATCTGAAAGAATTTAACGAAAAATCTAATTTTACTTTGCCCCCCTTAAATCTTTCCCAGAGTGATTATTTTAAACAGCTTAAAGAATATCAAAAGGACTGTCAGCGCCCAACCTTTAGAACTTTATGGGACGAAAATAAGCAAATAAATACAACATTTAAGGCGAAATATTGCCTCATGCTTTCCTTGTTAGTAACATCCGATGGTATCGCTAGTAAATTTGAAGAGGAGCAGATACGAGGCTCTAAAAGAACCAATAAATTAAAGGAATGGTTTCCATCGCCAAAAATGATTTATGAGAAAATCAAAAATGTCGAGGGAAAAAAGGAATTAACTGGTATACAAAAAGACATTTTGGATTTGTTTTCTTCACCTTCGTATTTAAACGAAGGCATAAAACCACTAAGAATTGAGGCTCCTTGTGGTGAAGGAAAAACACTGACCGCTTTAATGTATGCAAAAGAACTTTTCAAAAATGGGCTAATTAACAGGGTTATTTTTGTCCTTCCTACACAAACAACAACCAATAACATGTTTTACGAATTTGAGAAAGAGTATGACATTCCATCAGAGTGGATTGGAATATACCACTCAGAGGTAATGAGTTTCTTAATAGAAAAAGGAGAAGGAGAGGATAACTCTGGAGATGCTTTTCCTATCAGTAATCAAAAATATTGGAGTGTTTTCTATTCAAAACCGTTCAACATTTCAACGATAGATCATCTTTTGTTGTCTCTCGTTAATGGCTATAAATACGCGCCTAGGGCATTTGGGAATATACAAACAAGCTTGGTTGTGATAGATGAGCTCCATTATTATGACACACACACGATTGGGATGATTGAATGTCTCTGTAAGATATTGAGAAGACTAAAAATTCCTCATATACTTATGAGTGCAACTATACCAAAACAAATAAAAGAAAAGTTTGAGGTGAAATATGTAAAAATAAAGAGCAAGGGACTAGATGCAAACAACAATAAAAAACAACCGTATAGGTTTAGATATCACAAAGAACCAATATATGATTTAACAAACAACGTTTGTTCCAATGCTCTTTTTGATTTAATATGCAACTCGCCAAGCCTCAACATTGGCATCATCGTTAACACCGTTAGAGAATCGAAGGAAATATTTAACGAGTTAAAATCAAAATTCCCTAGACGGCAGATATTGCTCTATAACTCTGAATTCATGCGCAAAGATAGACCAATCAAAGAGAAGATTTTAAGATTATTTGGTAAAGGCATAACCAAGCAACTAAAAAATGATGAAATAGAATATTGTAAAAAGTTCGGTTTTAATACAAATGAAAGTATCATCTTTGTTGGAACGCAAGTGGCAGAAATAAGCCTAAATATATCCTTTGATTTATTGATTTCTGATTTGGCACCTATGGATTCTTTAATTCAAAGGGGTGGCAGGTTACATAGAAGGCATAGCAATTTTACCGCTAAGAAATGTAATTGTGAGCAGTGTCAAAGACTTGATTCGGATCATGAATACCATTTCCATATATTCGACACGGGAACGCTGTGTTATCCATATTATACAAAAGAAAAATCAAAAGAGAATGAATTGATCGGCGAGATTATAGATGGTACTAGGAGGGAGATTGGTTCTGAGCCAGTTTATACATTTGAGAGTGGGATAAAGATGATGAATAATGTATACAAAAATGAAAATTTGTTTAAAGGTTTTAATCCTTCTGTGAGCTTTTGGGAACCATACAAAGAAGATATTATCTTTGGAAAAAAACCGTTTAGAGATGAAGAAAACGGTGGGCGTATGAGAATTAGGACAAGAAGAATAGATAGACAAAAATTTGACGTATTACCTCAAATATTCAAGTACGAAAACAAAGAAATATCAGCAGAAAATTTTATTCAAAAGGTACATGCTGACGACAAATTTGCAAAAAACGGTAAATTAAATACTGATGGTATTAATGAAATATCAAAATATTTACTAAAAATCTCCCCTTGGAGGTATTTCTCTATAAACCATGGTAAAGAGGATCTTATAGGATCTTATAAGTTCATCAGAATTGGAAATCGGCCTTATACTTTTGAATTTGGGTTGCAAGATTTAGATACTATTATTTAA
- a CDS encoding HEPN domain-containing protein, giving the protein MSYNAMLQAARAITFSRGYRPAGNAQHVSVLRFIEEIFGRNFADGVLVFDRMRRKRHMVVYGKVGFVSKTEANNSVKWAREFVEKIKETLTRDGFL; this is encoded by the coding sequence ATATCTTATAATGCCATGTTACAGGCTGCAAGAGCGATAACGTTTTCCAGAGGCTATAGGCCTGCAGGTAATGCACAGCATGTATCAGTGTTGAGATTTATCGAAGAGATTTTTGGGAGGAACTTTGCGGACGGGGTTCTTGTTTTTGACAGGATGAGGCGCAAGAGGCACATGGTGGTGTATGGCAAGGTTGGCTTCGTATCTAAAACAGAGGCGAATAATTCAGTAAAATGGGCAAGAGAATTTGTGGAAAAAATAAAAGAAACCTTGACAAGAGATGGGTTTTTATAA
- the cas4 gene encoding CRISPR-associated protein Cas4 translates to MILQTTIKPMTITGVKVAYYFICHTKLWLFSHNIQMERESEDVLMGKLIHESRYRRMKKDVVIDNVMSIDFVKKGDIIEVHDIKKSRKMEEAHRWQLIYYLYYLYQKGVKAIGVLNYPLLNKKEIVKPTDDDFKNIEQIMKDIFTIVSGKMSPPIKRRLCRRCSYVEFCFGGVETP, encoded by the coding sequence ATGATATTGCAAACCACTATCAAACCCATGACCATCACGGGCGTGAAGGTCGCATACTATTTCATCTGTCATACGAAGCTCTGGCTTTTCTCCCATAACATCCAGATGGAACGTGAATCGGAGGACGTTCTCATGGGCAAACTCATACACGAATCTAGATATAGGAGGATGAAAAAGGATGTTGTCATTGACAATGTGATGTCGATTGATTTTGTTAAGAAGGGCGACATCATAGAGGTGCACGACATCAAGAAGTCGAGGAAGATGGAAGAGGCACACAGATGGCAGCTCATCTATTATTTGTATTACCTGTATCAAAAGGGCGTCAAGGCAATAGGAGTATTGAACTATCCATTGTTGAATAAAAAAGAGATTGTTAAGCCTACTGATGACGACTTTAAAAACATCGAGCAAATAATGAAGGATATATTCACAATTGTTTCCGGGAAGATGTCCCCACCAATCAAACGCAGGTTATGCAGAAGATGTAGCTATGTCGAATTCTGCTTTGGAGGTGTTGAAACTCCTTAA
- the cas5 gene encoding CRISPR-associated protein Cas5 yields the protein MKLLKIDLNIPFWCSFAEYGTMNIQQTYPFPPPPTIFGMILNALGKPAVHTIDDTNAKQWLIKEYLCDYSKLRFSIVVRDMGEKIDDYLNILKGNRKIEEEEANLEGEITKKIELFGNLDMKKQEVNKIANELKRQNIKNDDLKNIMDTLKQKGATVKETNELFDFIKQHWRGLPEKVKYEIRKYWLRSQVNRQRLIRPRYTIYIHSLDGSGDYSLNNLSFHLRTPKRLLYLGESDGIVDVGIEGDGLVEVEDENDASSQISSVLPGVYQNSQLVKMPVKLRYDSSEKHKLLCSVPYGDIGEEVSCINVCGEYIVFL from the coding sequence ATGAAATTGCTAAAAATTGATCTGAACATTCCGTTCTGGTGCTCATTTGCAGAATACGGAACGATGAATATACAACAGACGTATCCATTCCCGCCCCCGCCAACAATATTTGGAATGATATTGAATGCGTTGGGAAAACCAGCGGTGCATACAATTGATGATACTAATGCAAAGCAATGGCTTATTAAGGAATACCTGTGCGATTACTCTAAGTTACGATTTTCGATAGTTGTACGAGACATGGGAGAAAAAATCGATGACTATTTGAATATTTTGAAAGGAAATAGAAAAATCGAAGAAGAAGAAGCCAATTTAGAAGGTGAAATAACAAAAAAAATCGAGTTGTTTGGTAATTTAGATATGAAGAAACAAGAGGTTAATAAAATCGCAAATGAATTGAAGAGACAAAATATAAAGAATGACGATTTAAAAAACATTATGGATACACTAAAACAAAAAGGAGCGACTGTCAAAGAAACAAATGAACTCTTTGATTTCATTAAACAACATTGGAGGGGATTACCAGAGAAAGTAAAATACGAGATACGTAAATATTGGCTAAGAAGCCAGGTTAATCGACAGAGACTGATACGACCGAGATATACTATTTACATCCACTCTTTAGACGGCTCTGGTGATTATTCTCTGAACAATCTCTCATTTCATCTAAGAACTCCTAAAAGGCTATTATATCTAGGCGAAAGCGATGGCATAGTTGATGTAGGAATTGAGGGGGATGGCTTAGTTGAAGTCGAAGATGAGAATGATGCTTCATCACAAATATCCTCTGTGCTACCTGGCGTATATCAAAACTCCCAATTGGTGAAGATGCCTGTAAAACTGAGATACGACTCAAGTGAAAAACATAAACTATTATGTTCCGTTCCTTATGGCGATATAGGGGAGGAAGTCTCTTGCATTAACGTTTGTGGTGAATATATTGTCTTTCTATGA
- a CDS encoding desulfoferrodoxin FeS4 iron-binding domain-containing protein, which translates to MTKAGQKYKCNICGNEVVVTNAGAGELVCCGQPMEVIGEGFDCKCVAC; encoded by the coding sequence ATGACAAAGGCAGGACAAAAATACAAATGTAATATATGCGGCAATGAGGTGGTTGTAACAAATGCAGGCGCTGGAGAACTCGTCTGCTGCGGACAGCCAATGGAAGTCATTGGAGAAGGGTTTGATTGCAAGTGCGTAGCGTGTTGA
- the cas1b gene encoding type I-B CRISPR-associated endonuclease Cas1b: MKTNYYLTKDGVLRRKENTVYFINKEEKRALPISKIYAIYAYGNLSFTSGVASYLSQKGVPIHFFNNYGFYEGSLYPRETLISGDVTIHQAEHHLDADKRLYLARRFIEGATQNILKNLKYYCSSNSSIEKYIGRIEKELPKIEGYTDIPQLMSVEGHIRDTYYSALDEIFPEEFRIGERVKRPPNNKTNTLISFGNSLMYSTVLTEIYNTQLNPTISYLHEPFVRRFSLSLDVAEIFKPIIVDRVIFKLVNKKMLDDSHFVGELGDMLLSDTGRKLFLQNYHDRLSTTIKHKGLGREVSYQRLIRLELYKLVKHVLGAQEYKPLVMWW, translated from the coding sequence ATGAAAACCAACTATTACCTCACAAAGGATGGCGTTCTAAGAAGGAAAGAGAACACCGTGTACTTCATCAATAAAGAGGAGAAACGTGCTCTGCCAATAAGTAAAATATATGCGATATATGCCTACGGCAATTTGTCTTTTACGTCTGGCGTGGCGTCATATCTATCACAAAAAGGTGTGCCAATTCACTTCTTCAACAATTATGGCTTCTACGAAGGGAGTTTGTACCCAAGGGAAACGCTGATATCTGGCGATGTTACCATTCATCAGGCAGAGCACCATCTTGATGCCGATAAACGTCTTTATCTCGCAAGAAGATTCATCGAAGGAGCGACGCAAAACATCCTGAAGAATCTCAAGTATTATTGTAGCTCAAATTCGTCGATTGAGAAATACATCGGGAGAATCGAAAAAGAACTTCCAAAAATTGAGGGATACACCGATATTCCCCAACTTATGAGTGTTGAAGGGCACATACGCGACACATATTACAGTGCCCTTGATGAGATCTTTCCCGAGGAATTTAGGATAGGTGAAAGAGTAAAGCGACCACCGAACAATAAGACGAACACCCTCATATCTTTCGGCAATTCTCTGATGTATTCAACAGTACTTACAGAGATTTATAACACACAGCTCAATCCAACGATATCATACCTTCATGAGCCATTTGTGAGAAGATTCTCGCTTTCATTAGATGTTGCGGAAATCTTCAAGCCAATCATCGTTGACAGAGTCATCTTCAAACTCGTCAACAAGAAGATGCTCGATGACTCGCATTTTGTCGGAGAGTTAGGTGATATGCTTCTGTCAGATACTGGAAGGAAGCTATTTCTCCAAAATTATCACGATAGATTATCGACGACCATCAAACACAAAGGTCTTGGTAGAGAAGTTTCGTATCAACGGCTCATCCGATTGGAGCTATATAAGTTGGTGAAGCACGTATTGGGAGCTCAGGAGTACAAGCCTCTTGTGATGTGGTGGTAA
- a CDS encoding type II toxin-antitoxin system VapC family toxin, protein MGDARGDKEHLGVDTNVLVSFLDAEHPDHKDASRLGDAHTATNPTIIHEAYHTLVYAQKWDRNQATDVLVDYLDTTLFLNQTKEITKIGLSLGMEYALGGRDSLILANFLLNGIEKMVTFDTSLLELERISMDGRVMCIILPSDA, encoded by the coding sequence ATGGGCGACGCCAGAGGAGATAAAGAGCATCTGGGAGTAGACACAAACGTATTAGTATCGTTCTTGGATGCTGAGCACCCTGACCACAAGGATGCAAGTAGATTGGGTGACGCACACACTGCAACCAACCCAACCATCATTCATGAAGCCTATCATACCCTCGTGTACGCACAAAAGTGGGACAGAAATCAAGCAACAGACGTTTTGGTCGATTACTTGGACACGACGCTGTTCTTAAATCAGACGAAAGAAATCACGAAGATAGGGTTATCTCTTGGTATGGAGTATGCTTTAGGTGGCAGGGACTCACTGATACTGGCAAATTTTCTATTAAATGGTATTGAAAAGATGGTGACATTTGATACATCATTGTTGGAGCTTGAGAGAATCTCGATGGACGGAAGAGTAATGTGTATTATTCTGCCTTCTGATGCATAA
- a CDS encoding catalase, giving the protein MEKGKKILTTNFGAPVDDDQNSLTAGNPGPVLMQDVHLLEKLAHFDRERIPERVVHAKGSGAYGYFEVTADVTKYTKAKFLSQVGKRTEVFIRFSTVGGEKGSADAERDPRGFAVKFYTEEGNYDMVGNNTPVFFIRDPLKFPDFIHTQKRNPVTNLKDPDMFWDFLSLTPESIHQVTILFSDRGTPKTYRNMNGYSSHAFKWYNDNGEYFWVQYHFKTEQGIQNLTREEAEIMKGKDPDHATRDLHNAIERGEYPSWRLEVQIMTPEEAESYRFDPFDITKVWPHADYPPITIGRMVLNRNPENYFAEVEQSAFSPANFVPGIAASPDKMLQGRLFSYHDTHRHRLGPNYHLLPVNSAKGCPVNNYQRDGFMRFDNNGGGSPNYYPNSFGGPEPDPKAAEPAFDVSGKAGRQKYIHPNDDFVQSGDLYRKVMTDTDRDHLIGNIVSHLCNAQKRIQYRQTAVFFKADPDYGRRVAKGLNLDVKEVERLANMSQDERAKATAQETYSETK; this is encoded by the coding sequence ATGGAAAAAGGAAAAAAAATACTTACGACTAACTTTGGCGCACCGGTCGATGATGATCAAAACTCCCTAACAGCCGGTAATCCAGGTCCAGTATTGATGCAGGATGTCCACCTGCTGGAGAAACTGGCACACTTCGACAGGGAGCGCATCCCTGAGCGCGTTGTGCATGCAAAAGGGTCCGGCGCTTATGGCTATTTTGAAGTAACTGCTGATGTGACAAAGTACACCAAGGCCAAGTTTCTGTCTCAGGTTGGCAAACGCACAGAGGTTTTCATCCGTTTCTCAACAGTGGGCGGCGAGAAGGGTTCTGCAGATGCCGAGAGAGACCCGCGTGGATTCGCTGTAAAGTTTTACACCGAGGAAGGGAACTACGACATGGTGGGGAACAACACCCCCGTGTTCTTCATCCGCGATCCGCTGAAGTTCCCCGATTTCATCCATACGCAAAAGCGGAATCCTGTAACCAATCTGAAGGACCCTGACATGTTCTGGGATTTTCTGTCTCTGACGCCTGAATCCATCCATCAGGTTACAATCCTTTTTTCAGATAGGGGCACGCCCAAAACTTACCGCAATATGAACGGTTACAGCAGCCATGCCTTCAAGTGGTATAACGACAATGGCGAGTATTTTTGGGTGCAATACCACTTCAAAACAGAGCAGGGTATTCAGAACCTTACCCGAGAAGAAGCTGAAATCATGAAAGGCAAAGACCCAGACCACGCCACCCGTGACCTGCATAATGCTATTGAGCGAGGCGAATACCCATCATGGAGGCTGGAAGTGCAGATCATGACACCCGAGGAAGCAGAGAGCTATCGTTTTGACCCCTTTGACATTACCAAGGTCTGGCCTCACGCAGACTATCCGCCTATCACAATAGGCCGCATGGTGCTTAACCGCAACCCGGAAAACTACTTTGCGGAGGTTGAACAGTCCGCTTTCTCCCCTGCCAACTTTGTGCCGGGGATTGCTGCCTCTCCAGACAAGATGCTGCAGGGTCGCCTTTTCAGTTACCATGACACCCATCGTCACAGGCTTGGACCAAACTATCATTTATTGCCTGTAAACTCGGCAAAGGGCTGCCCTGTGAACAACTACCAAAGAGACGGATTTATGCGATTTGATAACAATGGCGGCGGCAGTCCCAATTATTACCCGAACAGCTTTGGCGGGCCTGAACCGGACCCAAAAGCAGCCGAGCCTGCCTTTGATGTTTCAGGCAAGGCTGGACGCCAGAAATATATACACCCCAACGATGATTTCGTGCAGTCCGGGGATCTCTACCGTAAGGTAATGACAGATACGGATCGAGATCATCTGATCGGCAACATCGTATCACACCTGTGTAATGCTCAAAAACGCATCCAGTATCGCCAGACCGCCGTCTTCTTCAAGGCAGACCCGGATTACGGCCGCAGAGTGGCAAAGGGACTCAATCTCGATGTGAAGGAAGTCGAGCGCCTTGCGAATATGTCCCAGGATGAGCGGGCAAAGGCAACAGCGCAGGAAACGTATTCGGAGACGAAATAA
- a CDS encoding AbrB/MazE/SpoVT family DNA-binding domain-containing protein, with product MRIRYREELMAEAVVDDKGRILIPAPLRKQCRIKEGMVVSFERKDGDLILKPLRKKRTSLRELRGIHPKRTGEPRWATPEEIKSIWE from the coding sequence ATGCGCATTAGATATAGGGAAGAACTCATGGCAGAAGCGGTTGTGGATGACAAGGGCAGGATATTGATCCCGGCGCCTCTCAGGAAGCAGTGCAGAATTAAGGAAGGTATGGTAGTATCCTTTGAGAGGAAGGATGGGGATTTAATTCTCAAGCCCTTGCGGAAGAAAAGAACCAGTCTGAGAGAGCTGAGGGGAATTCACCCAAAAAGGACGGGGGAACCAAGATGGGCGACGCCAGAGGAGATAAAGAGCATCTGGGAGTAG
- the cas2 gene encoding CRISPR-associated endonuclease Cas2, whose amino-acid sequence MYVIAVYDVNVDRVNKVRIFLKQYLNWVQNSVFEGELTKVELKTIEGSVKDLIDQDEDSVRIYILRSDKFLQTIELGTSKVEISEII is encoded by the coding sequence ATGTACGTAATCGCTGTGTATGACGTGAACGTGGATCGAGTGAATAAGGTCAGAATTTTTCTTAAGCAATACCTGAATTGGGTTCAGAATTCCGTCTTCGAGGGAGAACTAACAAAGGTGGAATTAAAAACTATAGAAGGTAGCGTTAAAGATTTGATCGATCAGGACGAAGATTCGGTGAGAATTTACATTTTGAGAAGTGATAAATTTCTGCAAACTATAGAGTTAGGAACGAGTAAAGTAGAAATCTCTGAAATCATATGA
- a CDS encoding nucleotidyltransferase domain-containing protein produces the protein MLEAIMGSKTRVKILTLFLLNPDRKFYVRELMRKTGENINSVRRELQRLEDIGILTSSVEGNMKYYVVDRKMPIYEELRGMFLKVEGIGGVLKEELSKLGEIKAAFIYGSFAKGEESLKSDVDLMVVGKIDEKDLIKVIRGLEERFCREINYIVLTPWQFEKRRKEEEPFVKNVLKEKKIALIGDIDEI, from the coding sequence ATGCTTGAAGCGATTATGGGCTCGAAAACGAGAGTGAAGATACTCACGCTGTTCTTGCTAAACCCTGACAGGAAGTTTTACGTTCGTGAGCTTATGAGGAAAACGGGCGAAAACATCAACTCTGTGCGAAGAGAGCTGCAGAGGCTTGAGGATATAGGGATACTGACGAGCAGTGTCGAAGGGAATATGAAATACTATGTTGTAGATAGGAAGATGCCGATATATGAAGAGTTGAGGGGCATGTTCCTCAAGGTCGAGGGCATAGGCGGGGTGCTGAAGGAGGAACTCTCGAAACTTGGAGAGATAAAAGCAGCATTTATCTATGGCTCCTTTGCGAAGGGCGAGGAAAGTCTGAAAAGCGATGTAGATTTGATGGTGGTTGGAAAAATCGATGAGAAAGATTTGATAAAAGTCATCAGAGGGTTGGAAGAACGCTTTTGTAGGGAGATAAACTATATCGTTCTCACTCCATGGCAATTTGAAAAACGGAGAAAAGAAGAAGAGCCCTTTGTTAAGAACGTGTTGAAAGAAAAGAAGATCGCACTTATAGGTGACATTGATGAAATTTGA
- a CDS encoding ferritin-like domain-containing protein, whose amino-acid sequence MESKELMEKLNDAIAREIQVSIQYMWQHVMIRGINAESVGGVFKGIAITEMKHAEAIAERLDYLGGEPTTKSTPIEIGKNAKEMLQINKKAEEDAIAMYKNIIKLAEKEDDYTTKKLFEQILADEENHHNTFSNLLED is encoded by the coding sequence ATGGAGAGCAAGGAATTGATGGAAAAGTTGAACGACGCAATAGCGAGGGAAATTCAAGTAAGCATCCAGTATATGTGGCAGCATGTTATGATCAGGGGTATCAATGCTGAATCCGTCGGCGGTGTTTTCAAAGGCATTGCAATCACAGAAATGAAGCACGCAGAGGCTATCGCCGAGAGACTTGATTACCTCGGCGGTGAACCCACTACAAAGTCAACACCTATTGAGATAGGCAAGAATGCTAAGGAGATGCTGCAGATAAATAAAAAGGCTGAGGAGGATGCAATTGCAATGTATAAAAACATCATAAAGCTTGCTGAAAAAGAAGATGACTACACCACCAAGAAATTATTTGAGCAGATTCTTGCAGATGAAGAAAACCATCACAATACATTCAGCAATCTATTGGAGGATTAA